The Serpentinimonas maccroryi genome has a segment encoding these proteins:
- a CDS encoding site-specific DNA-methyltransferase, translating to MSELNFKGKEFVFNHHLAVPHRPLVPDAAKSIGTPRLDGNLVIHGDNLHALKALLPMYAGKVDCVFIDPPYNTGNEGWCYNDNVNSPMMQEWLRSNPIGIEDGLRHDKWCAMMWPRLRLLHELLGEAGSIWITLDDNEVHRARSMLDSIFGEQNFIANVAWIKRYTRSNNAKMFYSLKDNLLVYRKSSLLNVIKEPRSEAADAGYSNPDGDPRGAWMTSSYVNPATREQRQNLCYGIKNPHTGLDVYHPTHAWKYGFDEHQRHVAEGLLWWGVDGNATYPRLKLFLDEANSMVPVDVWNYTEVGSSDDGGDEVKRIFGSSVFDNPKPLPLIEKILSLVPKKNALVLDSFAGSGTTGHAVLSANKKDGGHRKFILVECEAYADSLTAERIRRVSQGYAYQGNHRVELMQRSLTFTDLRNADRLLHDIAAIENLEGSQYDRLDKKVKDGVLLVEGVKQITERMEGLGGEFTYCTLGAAVDMDRMLTGEHLPSFDQLGALLYHMATNEAMQPAALALDQAAGIGYLGESAQYHVWLIYKPELQFLQSREAALTMAKAQDFVAAKPGKKQLVFAPAKFVSQRLLVAAGLAVEFAPLPWALYRAERG from the coding sequence ATGTCCGAACTCAACTTCAAGGGCAAGGAGTTTGTCTTCAACCACCATCTGGCGGTGCCGCACCGGCCTTTGGTGCCCGACGCAGCCAAATCCATCGGCACGCCGCGCCTAGACGGCAACCTCGTGATTCACGGCGACAACCTGCACGCTTTGAAGGCGCTGCTGCCCATGTATGCCGGCAAGGTGGATTGCGTGTTCATCGACCCGCCCTACAACACCGGCAACGAAGGCTGGTGCTACAACGACAACGTCAACAGCCCCATGATGCAGGAGTGGCTGCGCTCCAACCCCATCGGCATCGAGGACGGGCTGCGCCACGACAAGTGGTGCGCCATGATGTGGCCGCGTCTGCGGCTGCTGCATGAGTTGCTGGGCGAGGCCGGCAGCATCTGGATCACGCTGGACGACAACGAGGTGCACCGCGCGCGCTCGATGCTGGATAGTATTTTTGGGGAGCAAAACTTTATTGCAAACGTCGCCTGGATTAAGCGCTACACCCGAAGCAATAATGCAAAAATGTTTTACTCGCTTAAAGATAATCTCTTGGTATATCGAAAATCATCTTTGTTGAATGTCATAAAAGAACCTAGAAGTGAAGCCGCAGACGCAGGATACAGTAATCCAGATGGCGATCCCCGTGGGGCGTGGATGACTTCATCTTATGTAAATCCAGCGACGCGTGAACAGCGTCAGAATCTCTGCTACGGGATAAAAAATCCTCATACCGGACTAGATGTTTATCATCCAACACATGCTTGGAAGTATGGTTTTGACGAACATCAGCGACATGTTGCCGAAGGATTGTTGTGGTGGGGAGTTGATGGGAACGCAACTTATCCACGACTAAAACTTTTTTTAGATGAAGCAAACTCGATGGTTCCTGTGGATGTCTGGAATTACACAGAGGTAGGCTCATCGGACGATGGCGGTGATGAGGTTAAGCGAATTTTCGGATCATCAGTATTTGATAATCCTAAACCGTTGCCATTGATAGAGAAGATACTATCTCTTGTCCCCAAAAAAAATGCATTGGTATTAGATTCTTTCGCTGGATCAGGCACAACGGGACATGCTGTTCTATCGGCTAATAAAAAAGACGGAGGTCATCGTAAGTTCATTTTGGTTGAGTGTGAAGCCTATGCCGACTCATTAACTGCCGAGCGCATACGTCGCGTCAGCCAGGGCTACGCCTACCAGGGGAACCACCGAGTCGAGTTGATGCAAAGGTCCCTGACCTTCACCGACTTGAGGAACGCCGACCGACTGCTGCACGACATCGCGGCGATCGAAAACCTAGAAGGCTCGCAATACGATAGGCTGGATAAGAAGGTCAAGGACGGCGTGCTGCTGGTCGAGGGCGTCAAGCAGATCACCGAGCGCATGGAGGGCCTGGGCGGCGAGTTCACCTACTGCACCCTGGGTGCAGCGGTGGACATGGACCGGATGCTGACCGGCGAACACCTGCCATCGTTCGACCAGTTGGGGGCCTTGCTGTACCACATGGCCACCAACGAGGCCATGCAACCCGCTGCCTTAGCGCTGGATCAGGCCGCGGGTATTGGCTACCTTGGCGAGTCCGCCCAGTACCACGTCTGGCTGATTTACAAGCCGGAGCTGCAGTTTTTGCAGTCGCGCGAGGCCGCTCTGACCATGGCCAAGGCGCAGGATTTTGTGGCCGCCAAGCCCGGCAAAAAGCAACTGGTGTTTGCCCCGGCCAAGTTTGTGTCGCAAAGGTTGCTGGTCGCGGCCGGCCTAGCCGTGGAGTTTGCCCCGCTGCCGTGGGCGCTCTACCGCGCCGAGAGGGGCTGA
- a CDS encoding ComF family protein, translating into MLRLLHRLPLPTLCAVCRTWGREAVCPDCCGQYARLLPRCPQCALALAPGLALCSRCTEAGPGPLAQCVARVSYEWPWVDVVAQFKFRAQPAWAHALAQLMLQNPLAHDLLTQADGLLPIPLSPARQAERGYNQAWELVRELQRASGLPALPTALLHRETRQVQHELGRAARLAHAQQAFAVNPRQRSALKGGHWVLVDDVLTTGATLQAAARHLLDAGAARVSALVFARTPAPLQGGDEIQAAAELNRLD; encoded by the coding sequence ATGCTGCGCTTGTTGCACCGGCTGCCCCTACCCACCCTGTGCGCCGTCTGCCGCACGTGGGGCCGCGAAGCCGTCTGCCCCGACTGCTGCGGCCAGTACGCGCGCTTGCTGCCGCGCTGCCCGCAATGCGCCTTGGCGCTGGCACCGGGGCTGGCGCTGTGCAGCCGCTGCACCGAAGCCGGCCCGGGCCCGCTGGCGCAGTGCGTGGCGCGCGTGAGCTACGAATGGCCGTGGGTCGATGTGGTGGCGCAGTTCAAGTTTCGCGCCCAGCCCGCTTGGGCCCATGCGCTGGCGCAGCTGATGCTGCAAAACCCGCTGGCACACGATCTGCTCACGCAAGCCGACGGCCTGCTGCCCATCCCGCTCAGCCCGGCCCGGCAAGCCGAACGCGGCTACAACCAAGCGTGGGAGTTGGTGCGCGAGCTGCAGCGCGCAAGCGGCCTGCCCGCGCTGCCCACGGCCTTGCTGCACCGCGAGACCCGGCAGGTGCAGCACGAACTGGGCCGCGCCGCGCGCTTGGCCCATGCGCAGCAGGCCTTTGCCGTCAACCCGCGCCAGCGCAGCGCGCTCAAGGGCGGGCACTGGGTGCTGGTCGATGACGTGCTCACCACCGGGGCCACGCTGCAAGCCGCCGCCCGGCACCTGCTCGACGCCGGCGCCGCCCGGGTCAGCGCCTTGGTGTTTGCCCGCACCCCGGCGCCGCTGCAAGGGGGCGACGAAATCCAGGCCGCAGCCGAGCTCAACCGCCTCGATTAA
- the ilvC gene encoding ketol-acid reductoisomerase — MKVFYDKDCDLSLIKGKTVAIIGYGSQGHAHAQNLNDSGVKVVVGLRKGGASWDKVGKAGLQVQEVNAAVAAADVVMVLLPDEQIGAVYKNQIEPHIKKGASLAFAHGFNVHYNQVNPRADLDVWMVAPKAPGHTVRNTYTQGGGVPHLVAVHQDPSGKARDLALSYAMANGGGKAGIIETSFKEETETDLFGEQAVLCGGAVELVKMGFETLTEAGYAPEMAYFECLHELKLIVDLMYEGGIANMNYSISNNAEFGEYVTGPEVINEQSRAAMRNALKRIQNGDYAKMFIQEGSLNYPSMTARRRNTAAHPIEVVGGQLRAMMPWIAKNKLVDQSRN; from the coding sequence GCTACGGCAGCCAAGGCCACGCGCACGCGCAAAACCTCAACGACAGCGGCGTTAAAGTGGTGGTGGGCCTGCGCAAGGGCGGTGCCTCGTGGGACAAGGTCGGCAAGGCCGGCTTGCAAGTGCAAGAAGTGAACGCGGCCGTGGCCGCCGCCGACGTGGTGATGGTGCTGCTGCCCGACGAGCAGATCGGCGCCGTCTATAAAAACCAGATCGAGCCCCACATCAAAAAAGGCGCTTCGCTGGCTTTTGCCCACGGCTTCAACGTCCACTATAACCAAGTGAACCCGCGCGCCGACCTCGACGTCTGGATGGTCGCCCCCAAAGCCCCCGGCCACACCGTGCGCAACACCTACACCCAAGGCGGCGGCGTGCCGCACCTGGTGGCGGTGCACCAAGACCCATCCGGCAAAGCGCGCGATCTGGCGCTCTCCTACGCCATGGCCAACGGCGGCGGCAAGGCCGGCATCATCGAAACCAGCTTCAAAGAAGAGACCGAGACCGACCTCTTTGGCGAGCAAGCCGTGCTCTGCGGCGGCGCGGTCGAGCTGGTGAAAATGGGCTTCGAAACCCTGACCGAAGCCGGCTACGCCCCCGAGATGGCCTACTTCGAGTGCCTGCACGAGCTCAAGCTGATTGTCGATCTGATGTACGAAGGCGGCATCGCCAACATGAACTACTCGATCAGCAACAACGCCGAGTTCGGTGAATATGTCACCGGCCCCGAAGTCATCAACGAGCAGTCGCGCGCGGCCATGCGCAATGCCTTGAAGCGCATCCAAAACGGCGACTACGCCAAGATGTTCATCCAAGAAGGCAGCCTGAACTACCCGAGCATGACGGCGCGGCGGCGCAACACGGCGGCACACCCGATCGAGGTCGTGGGCGGGCAACTGCGCGCCATGATGCCCTGGATCGCCAAAAACAAGCTGGTGGACCAGAGCCGCAACTAA